The region ATTTTAATGACCCATATAGGCGGGTACCCGGGCAAATATGCTCCAGGCATAAGGCAAATACTCTACGAGCGTAAACCTGATTTATTTATAAGTGGGCATTCGCATATTCTCAAGGTCAAACCCGATCAAAAATTTAATCTTTTACATATTAATCCGGGGGCAGCAGGACTTCAGGGGTTTCATCAGGTTTGTACACTTGTGCGCTTTCGCATTACAAACACGATAGAGGACCTTGAAGTGGTTGAATTTCCTAAAAAA is a window of Salinivirga cyanobacteriivorans DNA encoding:
- a CDS encoding metallophosphoesterase family protein; the protein is MYIGLISDTHGFLHPAAQKHLKDVDEIWHAGDIGSLQVLQKLEESAPVRAVFGNIDDAGLRRQLPEILNFKIGNYKILMTHIGGYPGKYAPGIRQILYERKPDLFISGHSHILKVKPDQKFNLLHINPGAAGLQGFHQVCTLVRFRITNTIEDLEVVEFPKKRS